CAGCAAAGGAGTCGGAACTCTAAATGGTAGTTTCAAGAATGTAATTTGTGACTTCTCAGTCTTATTCTGCTGTTGTCGTTGTATTCACTCAAGCGAGAGTTTTGTCTCTAGCATCTTCATCTTAGACTCTTCCCATAAAATAACGTCATGATCGTGGAGAATAACATCACTTCCACAAAAACGACACACCTTTCGTGACACAGGGATGCTCGCACACACAAGCGGCCCAGTGAGCCGGCTTACCCCAACTGCAGTGGGCACATCTTTGCACTCTACTACCAGTTGTGGGAAATAGAAAATGacgtacagtggctggcgagtgCAAGTCACATCCACATACTCTGTTAATTGAACAAATAAACTCCAACACATCTCATTTCAGTCTGCCAAAGTCTCACTTCGGGCCGTCGGAAGCAGTCTAGGCAAAATCCGTCTCGGACGGTGTTTTAGGATGATTGGAGAGTGGCATCGTGCCAATCAGCACATTCCATACAGAAAGAAGCAGGTGTTGGCATATACACATTGTGTTATCTTGTGGATTGGCACATTCAGACACCACAATGATATGTAGTTATTCTAACTGGAGTATTTGTAGTCATATGAAATCTATTTGTAGGTGTTCATTTACTGTTAGTTTGTCATTACTAGACACAGCTAGTAGATAGTTAATTTGTCATAGAGAACTGCTGCACTTCCTAGTTTGTGTGCTAATTCTGTAttatttgttttgtgattTATAGGTTATGCAATATTTGGCTCTGGCCTCACAGTTGGTTTCTCTAATCTAGCATGTGGAATTTGTGTGGGAGTAGTTGGAAGGTAGTATTTGACATTGAAGtagtatttgttttatttaccAAGGGCTTTGTGTTTAGTGGTGCAGCTCTTGCGGATGCTCAGAATGCTTCCTTATTTGTGAAGGTATAatgagacaggcagactgtgAATCAAGTAATTTGTTGGTTGCCATAATATCTATAATGTTTGTAAGAACGTGTACCATGAAGGTGCACAACACTTACTTTCTGGTGCTACTCGTACAGTTAAGAAAGAGAATCGACAAACTGGTTTATTGAAACAGAATACAAATTCTAGAGACAGTAAATCTTAGACAGACACTCCATTGATGCATGCCGGGCTAGGTTGCTCTTTTCTTAGCAAACTTGAAAAAATAAATCTGCATGTCAACTATTAGGTTGAGCTATATTGCAGTCAAATGTTGATGTGGGAGTATCTAATGAGGAGACTCACTGGAGGACATTGTTATCTGACTGTAGAAGTAGACTTTGGTGCATATGAAATGCAACGATGTGGAACTTTTTTATGCCAGACACTGAGATCTAACaactttgtgtgtttggttggGAAAGAACAGATAAGTCTGTTCAGTACACACAAAAAATTAGACATTTTAGTTCTTCATATGGagcaatgcaatgctgtcATAGAACTTTGTCACAGAAAAGTTTACTAACGATGCAACAGAAATGTGATACGCATCATTAGACATCTACACCAAACTGATTGTCAAGACGTGAACTTTTGAGTGACTACAGGATTTGAAtatgtttatttatatgtGTACAGAATGTATCACACTATATTGAGCCCGTCTAGACTCCTCAACTCTAATAACAACGTCAACCatgattttaaatttttgatgCTGGGACTTATACGTAATAGTGGTCCAAAAACATTTATGTCTATGAAACCAGTCAAACCTTTGCAATCATTACAAGGGACATATTGTTTTCTTGATAACGGGAGCGTCATTTTGTCTTTCAAGTCATTCAGTGCTACCACTTGGTGTTCACTTGTTCTGTGCTTTTTGTAGATATTGATTGTTGAGATTTTTGGAAGTGCAATTGGTTTGTTTGGAGTAATATGTGCTATCATTCAGGTTTGCTATTCTGCATCTGTCTTCTGCTGATTGCTTACTTATGATTTGTCTTGTAGAGCAACAATGCCAGTTTCTAGTTCTTACACATCTTAGTATGACTATATTGAATTAGCAGTCATTTGCCATGTGCAGATATTTGGGAATTTGTTGTAGCACTATCATAGACTTGTATAAACGTATTGTGAGGTGATGTATTATAGATATTTCGAGTTTTCTGtggttgtctttgttgtgAAGTCATGTGCTATTTGTCATAAGCTGAAGAGTCTCGCTTGTCATGTACCTTTTTTATCTTATGATGCATAACAGTTCCAATGACAGGTGTAAGTGATAGTAGAACCGTAAATCAAGCAAGAATCTGTGCTATGTGCttgaatgtggtgtgtgtgtgtgtgtgtgtgtgtgtgtgtgtgtgtgtgtgtgtgtgtgtgtgtttgtgtgtgtgtgtgtgtgtgtgtgtctgtctgtctgtctgtctgtctgtctgtctgtctgtctgtctgtctgtctgtctgtctgtgtctgtgtctgtgcctgtgcctgtgcatacgtgcgtgtgcatgcatgggtgtgtgCCTGTATGTGCATGCACCCATCCAGTGTTCTTATGAGATACTGCCTCTTCATGAATATGAGACTATCCCAATATATATCTGGATAGTGTCAAATTCCAAAATGGATCTAGCAGTTGCAAAGTGTTTATTCATTTACATGTGGCATGCATGAAAATGTCTTTTTTTATTTACAATTGTATGGTATCCCACAGATTGGACAACTAGTTTATCAATTTGACAAACGTGGTCAAGTAGTTATAAAGTATTGCTAGTGATTACCAATAGTTCATTTGGAACAACTCACAGTTCTGGTAAACCTGATCAGGTGGCTCTTGTTGTATACCACTGTTCTGGGTGTGACTATAACATTCTCTGATGTTCTACAGTCACTACAGTATTTTCTGCTGAGAGTGCATGCAAACATCATATTTAATCAGAAACACTAATTCCACACAGATAAGGTAAAATTTAAGACAGCAATTTTCCATGGAAACTATTGTCAACCCAATAATCGAGACGACATACTGATGATGTTCACAAGAATCAGAATACTGGAAATTCAAAAACTGTTCATCATTCAGTCAATTACCAAGCAAATCAACTGAAAAAAgatcaactcaattaattaagttaaatatcCACGAAGAGTTTCTTCACATCTTCAAAAACTTCTTCAGGTGAAGCCAAAGATGAAACAGTCCTCAACAGACCCATTCTCCTATACTTCTCTATAATAGGCTTCGTTTCATTTTCATGTACAGCAATGCGTTTCTTGAATGCATCTACATTGTCGTCTACACGTCCTTGTCCTCTCTTCAATGCTCTCTCCAAACACACGTCATCAGGACAATccaacaacaagacaaactTTAAATCTGCCGCACCATTCATGTGTTTCTCCCAACCCTCGTAGTTGTTTTCATTACGAGGGAATCCATCAATGACAAACCGGTTCTTGTCTCCGTTCTTCTGCATCGCTTTCTTGATCAAATTGATTGTAATTTCTACAGGTACAATGCTACCGACTTTTATGTGACTTTCTATTAGAGCTGCGTCGTCAGACCCGctctttctctcctctcttAGCAGATCACCAGCTGATAAGTGAACAAATCCAAATGTAGACACGATTTTCTCGCATTGTGTGCCTTTTCCTGAACCTGGACTTCCCAAAACAAACACGACAACAGGTTTTGCAGCTACGCTCATTACAAAAGACGCAAAACGGCAAGCTAGTACAACTGGCAAGGCCGCAATTTTGTGCACATACGGGCTTTTCTTAAAACGTTAAATCCGGGACGTCAACAAGGTAACTAACCCGGACGTTGCTACCGACCACCGTGAACAATTGGCGTGCTGCACAGGGAAGAACGAAATGACAACAGTTGGAAAGAAGAAGCGCGTTTGCTATTACTACGACGGTACGATGTTTGTAGTTGGGGTTAGCTACGTGTAGCATGGGCCGCTTGAGGGCAACATGAAAATTGATCCCGTGAACGCGATACCAGACACAGGATTACTGACACGCTGTCTTTGCAGGCGACATTGGAAACTACTACTACGGTCAAGGACATCCAATGAAACCGCATCGCATCCGAATGACACACAATCTACTTCTCAACTATGGATTGTACAGAAAAATGGAGATTTATGTGATGACATTCTAGAATGTTGTTTACTTGCTGTACGGTTTGCTAAGTTGTATGATTTATTTCGTATAGCGTCCTCACAAGGCAACCATGGAGGAGATGGCCAAGTATCATTCTGATGATTATGTCAAGTTTTTACGAAATATCCGTCCTGACAATATGAGCGAGTACACCAAGCAGATGCAGAGATGTGGGTTTGAGTTGACAAATGTTTTCTATCTTGCTATCCTGCTtggcaaacaacaaaaaggGATGTGTAGTGTCATTAGCATTACTTGATTTAGTGTTATGTCTAATGAAGCAGGTTTGAATGGGTTAGCTGTAATAATGGAGAGCTGGTGTCTAACATCACATTACTGAACTAACTCACTTGGTGATTATCTTGAGGGCAAGGACTATAGTTGTGTGTCACTGAAGCCTAATTTCAGATTCTTTGGTGTTTCAGCAGACAACTTCAGTCAGTCTTCTTTCTTCAAAGCCATTAGAGCGCAGAAACCAAACCTTGATGCACTGAGATTCAGTTAGATGATGCTTACTGTTAAGATGGCTACAAAATGGGAGAATTACCAGGAACATTTATCATGTTACCAAGTGTGCAATCTTTTTTATTGAGTGATTTTATTAGAATGAGAGCTAAAACAGTAATGTATAGGTTTTTACTGAATTAGCAACTTTGGTATGGGTCTTGCAAACTAATAACTAAATCAATATTTGCCATCGTTGTGGGACACACTTATGAAAAATGGACAGTACAATGCAGTTTAAGAGACGTATATCTGTGTAGATATGCATTACTGAGTACTTATAATAGTTAGATGCTGTTATGTTACATGTAAGTTTAACttttgtgtaggtgtgtttATAATGTATGATTTGTAGAGCGTACGGTCTTGTCTAGGGCTTTTACCCAGAAAAGCCAGTTGTTTTCCTTttgacatttttgttgttgcttgcaaCTCACAGTGCCATCTAAACTTGAGATTTAGCAATTTTTATGgtgacagacaagtagacggAGTACTATATGCTATGGAGTATCCATACACATAAACTTTAGGCACacgtgtttgtatgtgt
The sequence above is drawn from the Corticium candelabrum chromosome 8, ooCorCand1.1, whole genome shotgun sequence genome and encodes:
- the LOC134183783 gene encoding UMP-CMP kinase-like, with the protein product MSVAAKPVVVFVLGSPGSGKGTQCEKIVSTFGFVHLSAGDLLREERKSGSDDAALIESHIKVGSIVPVEITINLIKKAMQKNGDKNRFVIDGFPRNENNYEGWEKHMNGAADLKFVLLLDCPDDVCLERALKRGQGRVDDNVDAFKKRIAVHENETKPIIEKYRRMGLLRTVSSLASPEEVFEDVKKLFVDI